The following are encoded together in the Pseudidiomarina andamanensis genome:
- the phoB gene encoding phosphate regulon transcriptional regulator PhoB, which translates to MSRKILIVEDEAPIREMLSFVMEQHGYQAIEAGDYQSALEKVIEPFPDMILLDWMIPGGSGIQLAKKLKGDDFTRAIPIIMLTARGEEEDKIRGLEVGADDYMTKPFSPKELMARMRAVFRRVAPTALDEPLEVEGLRLDPVSHRVTAFNDRLDMGPTEFKLLHFFMTHPDRVYSREQLLDHVWGTNVYVEDRTVDVHIRRLRKALETHGHDRLVQTVRGVGYRFSKS; encoded by the coding sequence ATGTCCAGAAAGATACTGATTGTTGAAGACGAAGCTCCTATTCGCGAAATGCTGAGCTTCGTCATGGAGCAGCACGGCTATCAAGCCATCGAAGCAGGCGATTACCAGTCAGCGCTAGAGAAAGTTATTGAGCCATTTCCCGATATGATTCTATTGGATTGGATGATTCCTGGTGGTTCAGGTATTCAGTTAGCGAAAAAATTAAAAGGCGATGACTTTACCCGCGCTATTCCAATCATCATGTTAACGGCGCGTGGCGAAGAAGAAGATAAAATTCGCGGCCTTGAAGTTGGTGCTGACGATTACATGACTAAGCCGTTTTCGCCAAAAGAATTGATGGCTCGTATGCGCGCGGTATTCCGTCGAGTTGCACCAACTGCACTTGATGAGCCTTTAGAAGTAGAAGGCTTGCGTCTTGATCCGGTTTCACATCGCGTGACCGCGTTTAATGACCGTCTCGATATGGGACCAACCGAATTTAAATTACTGCACTTCTTTATGACCCACCCTGATCGGGTGTATAGTCGTGAACAGTTATTAGATCATGTTTGGGGAACCAACGTGTATGTGGAAGACCGTACTGTCGATGTTCACATTCGTCGCCTGCGCAAGGCGCTGGAAACGCATGGGCATGATCGTTTGGTACAAACCGTCCGCGGTGTTGGCTATCGTTTCTCAAAAAGTTAA
- the asnC gene encoding transcriptional regulator AsnC yields the protein MIDDLDRAIISTLQENARVSYAEIAKVEGVSPATIHVRIEKLRQAGIITGTHIHVDPRKLGYDVCCFIGINLARAGDYPSALAKLKVLPEVVEAHYTTGQYSIFIKVMVHSIDDLQRLLIEEIQPIEEIQATETLISLQQPIMRQIQV from the coding sequence ATGATCGATGATTTGGATAGAGCGATAATTTCGACGTTGCAGGAAAATGCGCGGGTTTCTTATGCTGAAATCGCAAAAGTTGAAGGGGTGAGTCCGGCGACAATTCATGTTCGCATTGAGAAACTTCGGCAGGCTGGGATTATTACGGGAACGCACATTCATGTCGACCCGCGTAAACTTGGGTATGACGTTTGCTGCTTTATTGGTATCAATTTAGCGCGTGCGGGTGATTATCCTAGCGCTCTAGCCAAATTGAAAGTTTTGCCTGAAGTTGTTGAAGCCCACTACACCACTGGACAATATAGTATTTTTATTAAAGTAATGGTGCACTCAATAGATGATCTTCAACGTTTGTTAATTGAAGAAATTCAACCAATTGAGGAAATTCAGGCTACTGAAACGTTGATTTCGTTACAGCAGCCCATCATGCGACAAATTCAAGTTTAA
- the phoR gene encoding phosphate regulon sensor histidine kinase PhoR, giving the protein MDRRYSVIFILKGLLWFIVPVGFFGWLLGYFWATLALSLITLVVWHYYYQYKLVDWLWHRRTMLPPSAPGSWSYIYDGIYRTQRRSQQRRRALARLLRRFREASEAIPDAAIVFRKDGGLIWCNKLGQFYFGLKWPADTGIRLSNLIRHPEFIAYLQKGDFSEDIHLASPVREDVELEIRIMPYSEDQYLLMARDVTQLKQLEQMRKDFVANVSHELKTPLTVLQGYLEMLDEPASMPPAMLTKAVTDMQAQSERMRNLVDQLLSLSRMDVHRTDMFDRTVNVPNILDVIQNDAERLNQEKQHTLTFDIADIHIHGIEDELRSVFSNLITNAIHYTQPHGTIKVTWKMVGQDAEFSVEDNGPGIPAEHVGRLTERFYRVDKDRNSKKGGSGLGLAIVQQALEHHHSRLLIDSVVGRGSKFYFRISEELVIKK; this is encoded by the coding sequence ATGGATCGTCGTTACTCCGTCATATTTATTTTGAAAGGCCTACTGTGGTTTATTGTCCCAGTAGGCTTTTTCGGTTGGTTGCTTGGTTACTTTTGGGCAACATTAGCGCTGTCGCTAATCACGCTGGTGGTTTGGCACTATTACTACCAATACAAACTTGTCGATTGGTTATGGCATCGCCGCACCATGCTGCCACCAAGTGCTCCGGGAAGTTGGAGCTATATCTACGACGGTATTTATCGTACGCAACGTCGTAGTCAACAGCGTCGTCGCGCATTGGCACGATTGCTCCGTCGCTTTCGTGAAGCGTCAGAGGCCATTCCAGATGCCGCGATTGTGTTTCGTAAAGATGGCGGTTTAATTTGGTGTAATAAATTGGGGCAGTTTTACTTCGGTTTAAAATGGCCGGCAGATACTGGCATTCGCCTTTCTAACCTCATTCGCCATCCAGAGTTTATTGCGTATCTGCAAAAGGGCGATTTCAGTGAAGATATTCACTTGGCATCGCCAGTGCGCGAAGACGTTGAGCTCGAAATTCGCATCATGCCTTATAGCGAAGATCAGTACTTATTAATGGCGCGCGATGTCACGCAATTGAAACAACTCGAGCAAATGCGCAAAGATTTCGTCGCTAATGTATCGCACGAACTCAAAACACCGTTAACCGTGCTGCAAGGTTATTTAGAAATGTTGGATGAGCCAGCTTCAATGCCGCCAGCAATGTTAACCAAAGCAGTGACCGATATGCAGGCACAAAGCGAACGCATGCGTAACTTAGTTGATCAACTGTTGTCATTATCACGCATGGATGTACACCGAACTGACATGTTCGATCGCACGGTCAATGTCCCAAACATATTAGATGTTATTCAAAATGATGCTGAGCGTCTCAATCAAGAAAAGCAACATACCTTAACGTTTGATATCGCCGATATTCATATCCATGGCATTGAAGATGAACTACGTAGCGTATTTTCGAACCTGATAACCAATGCTATTCATTACACGCAGCCACACGGAACAATAAAAGTCACGTGGAAAATGGTTGGTCAAGACGCCGAATTTTCAGTCGAAGATAATGGTCCTGGCATTCCAGCTGAGCACGTTGGCCGTTTGACTGAGCGTTTTTATCGCGTTGATAAAGATCGTAATAGTAAGAAGGGCGGTTCGGGCCTCGGCTTAGCCATTGTTCAACAAGCGTTGGAACATCATCATAGTCGTCTGCTGATTGACTCAGTTGTTGGCCGCGGTTCAAAATTCTATTTTCGTATTTCTGAAGAGCTCGTGATAAAAAAATGA
- a CDS encoding type II toxin-antitoxin system HicA family toxin, producing MKQSEFRRWLEKHGVEVRQGTNHLKLYYQGRQSVMPRHPSKEIGENLRKAIIKQLGL from the coding sequence ATGAAACAAAGTGAATTTCGGCGCTGGTTAGAGAAACACGGCGTCGAAGTGAGGCAAGGAACGAATCATCTAAAGCTTTATTACCAAGGTAGGCAAAGTGTCATGCCCAGGCACCCAAGTAAGGAAATTGGTGAGAATTTACGTAAAGCCATAATCAAGCAACTTGGGCTGTAA
- a CDS encoding endonuclease/exonuclease/phosphatase family protein yields the protein MPPEKISEPVSLRVATFNVSMDASNYLTNEQVQTQGATALTDALAQQHPQIKAIAEIIQHTRPDVLVLNEFDYVDVNQGINVFRSDYLQQSQSGESPIDYPYVYLAPVNTGMPSPYDLSGDGVASGTGNDAWGFGWYPGQYGMVVLSKYPIKTDHVRTFQLFKWKDMPGALAPINPNTSEPFYSAEAWQAFRLSSKSHWDVPINVNGHELHLLVSHPTPPVFDGKEDRNGRRNFDEIRFWADYIQPHLSDYIYDDNGVTGGLGAEKAFVIAGDLNASVESEDNVPGAIDQLLEHSLVNADKTPTSVGGAQHTPDNPQASTHTAGWRKRADYVLPSMYGIELIQSGVFWPTANEPKAELVQTRGASSDHRLVWIDIQLK from the coding sequence ATGCCCCCAGAAAAAATTTCAGAACCAGTTTCACTGCGCGTTGCTACCTTCAACGTGAGCATGGATGCCAGTAATTATTTAACGAACGAACAAGTTCAAACGCAGGGCGCAACAGCGCTTACCGATGCGTTAGCGCAGCAACACCCGCAAATTAAAGCCATCGCGGAAATTATTCAGCACACGCGCCCAGACGTGTTGGTGTTAAACGAATTTGACTATGTTGATGTGAACCAAGGTATTAATGTTTTTCGAAGCGATTACCTCCAACAAAGTCAGAGCGGTGAATCGCCAATCGATTATCCCTACGTGTATCTCGCACCGGTTAACACCGGCATGCCGAGCCCTTATGACTTAAGCGGTGATGGCGTGGCCAGTGGCACCGGTAATGATGCATGGGGCTTTGGCTGGTATCCAGGGCAATACGGTATGGTGGTTTTATCCAAATACCCAATCAAAACCGACCATGTCCGCACGTTCCAGTTATTCAAATGGAAAGACATGCCGGGCGCGTTGGCGCCAATCAACCCTAATACTTCCGAGCCGTTTTACAGCGCCGAAGCCTGGCAAGCGTTTCGTCTTAGCTCCAAGTCGCACTGGGATGTGCCAATTAACGTGAACGGGCATGAATTGCACTTACTCGTAAGTCATCCAACGCCACCAGTTTTTGACGGAAAAGAAGACCGTAATGGTCGCCGTAATTTCGATGAAATTCGGTTTTGGGCCGACTATATACAGCCACATCTGAGTGATTATATTTACGATGACAATGGCGTAACAGGCGGACTAGGTGCTGAAAAAGCATTCGTGATTGCTGGTGACTTGAATGCATCGGTTGAAAGCGAAGACAATGTCCCCGGTGCCATCGACCAGTTACTAGAACATTCGTTAGTGAATGCCGACAAAACACCAACAAGTGTTGGCGGTGCGCAACATACACCCGACAACCCGCAAGCATCCACACACACTGCAGGCTGGCGTAAGCGTGCCGATTACGTGTTGCCATCGATGTATGGTATCGAGTTAATTCAGTCAGGTGTGTTTTGGCCAACGGCAAATGAACCGAAAGCAGAATTGGTGCAAACACGAGGCGCGTCGTCTGATCATCGATTGGTGTGGATCGACATTCAATTAAAATAA
- a CDS encoding PstS family phosphate ABC transporter substrate-binding protein, translated as MKFKSALITAAVAGLLSFSASAQKATDDLPEYEKVSGLSGNLSSVGSDTLANMMTFWSEEFKRLYPNVNMQIQAAGSSTAPPALTEGTSNFGPMSRAMKAKEIEAFEKRHGYKPTPVRVAIDALAVFAHKDNPIEGLTIAEVDAIFSSTRLCGATEEVRRWGDLGLTGSWENRDLQIYGRNSVSGTYGYFKEVALCDGDFRNNVNEQPGSASVVQSVSTSLNAIGYSGIGYMTSGVKTVPLAVEEGSEFIEASTENALAGKYPLSRFLYVYVNKHPNKPLDPATAEFLKMVLSKTGQQIVDKDGYIPVPKIVVEQELERLGLN; from the coding sequence ATGAAATTCAAATCGGCATTAATTACCGCTGCAGTTGCAGGTTTATTAAGTTTCTCTGCAAGCGCACAAAAAGCAACCGACGACTTACCTGAATATGAAAAAGTAAGTGGTCTTTCAGGCAACTTGTCATCAGTTGGTTCAGATACTCTGGCAAACATGATGACGTTCTGGTCTGAAGAATTTAAGCGTTTATATCCAAACGTCAACATGCAAATTCAAGCAGCTGGCTCTTCAACTGCGCCACCAGCATTGACTGAAGGTACTTCGAACTTTGGCCCTATGAGCCGTGCCATGAAAGCGAAAGAAATTGAAGCTTTCGAAAAGCGTCACGGTTACAAACCAACCCCAGTTCGCGTTGCGATTGATGCTTTAGCAGTATTCGCACATAAAGATAACCCAATTGAAGGTTTAACTATTGCTGAAGTTGACGCCATCTTCTCAAGCACTCGTCTGTGTGGCGCTACTGAAGAAGTTCGTCGTTGGGGCGACTTAGGTTTGACTGGCAGTTGGGAAAACCGCGACTTGCAAATCTACGGTCGTAACTCGGTATCAGGTACCTACGGTTACTTTAAAGAAGTAGCATTGTGTGACGGCGACTTCCGTAACAACGTGAACGAGCAGCCAGGTTCAGCGTCAGTGGTTCAGTCAGTTTCAACCTCATTGAACGCCATTGGTTACTCAGGTATCGGCTACATGACTTCTGGCGTGAAAACTGTGCCATTAGCAGTTGAAGAAGGTTCAGAGTTCATCGAAGCAAGCACTGAGAACGCATTAGCTGGTAAGTACCCACTGTCTCGCTTCTTGTACGTTTACGTGAACAAGCACCCGAACAAGCCACTTGACCCAGCAACTGCAGAATTCTTGAAAATGGTTCTGTCTAAAACTGGTCAGCAAATTGTCGACAAAGACGGCTACATTCCAGTACCGAAAATTGTTGTTGAGCAAGAGCTTGAGCGTTTAGGCTTAAACTAA
- a CDS encoding ABC transporter permease subunit: MAASQRAELGASNVRLIKDKAARWGVTLGGGLVLIALLLIFFYLLYVVEPIFRGVEIEHQQSFSIPGQGQTAAMGMEEQSEIGFRFSDSGELNFFALKQKPGTDWQPGQVLLSEQVAEQPTAFAATQPQSKRYAYAVANGQVRVIEPKFRSQFKNGQRFTTPAIGYANDGELVQVDPEQRTLTQLAYEFDGESQLFAAVTADQKIIVNYLQASKSFLTGTVELKSKFSELPLNGSVDNIKVTPDLRQVFVRQGNRFYVYDVSRTGNVSERQLLTIDRRRFGEITSMQLLAGSSSIMFGHSNGLITQWFEVAGENGRQYQYIREFKAGNSAITDIVAEYYRRTFYSISETGEVGVFHTTSEADLYFSHIDNLDAERVVIDPRANTLLMQSGEQLHTFKLENEHPEVTWSGIWQEVWYEGYPEPQYVWQSTSGSDDFEPKFSLVPISFGTIKAAAYAMLFAVPIGLAAAVYTAYFMSPSVRKVVKPTVEIMEALPTVILGFLAGLWLAPIIEQYLPGIVATIVLVPLAIVLFAALSSVLPKDWRNRFTDGRAALVLLPVVAFVGWFSFEMSPWVERVLFDGNVRQYITNELGITFDQRNSLVVGIAMGFAVIPTIFSIAEDAVFSVPKHLSNGSLALGATTWQTLTKVVLLTASPGIFSAVMMGLGRAVGETMIVLMATGNTPIMDWNIFEGMRTLSANIAVEMPESEVGSSHYRILFLAAFVLFVFTFVFNTLAELVRQRLREKYSSM, from the coding sequence ATGGCGGCATCACAACGTGCAGAGTTGGGAGCCAGTAATGTGCGATTGATTAAAGACAAAGCCGCACGCTGGGGGGTTACTCTCGGCGGCGGTTTAGTTCTAATTGCACTGCTACTGATTTTCTTTTACTTGTTATATGTGGTTGAACCGATCTTCCGTGGTGTCGAAATCGAACACCAGCAGTCGTTCTCTATACCTGGCCAGGGCCAAACCGCGGCAATGGGAATGGAAGAACAATCGGAAATTGGCTTTCGATTCAGTGATTCTGGTGAATTAAACTTCTTCGCATTGAAGCAGAAGCCAGGCACCGACTGGCAACCTGGACAAGTGTTGTTGTCAGAACAAGTCGCAGAGCAACCGACCGCATTTGCCGCAACTCAGCCGCAAAGTAAACGTTATGCTTATGCTGTGGCAAACGGCCAGGTTCGAGTGATTGAGCCTAAATTCCGTAGCCAATTTAAGAATGGCCAACGCTTTACCACGCCAGCAATCGGTTATGCCAACGATGGCGAACTTGTTCAAGTGGACCCTGAGCAACGTACGCTCACGCAGTTAGCTTATGAGTTTGACGGTGAGTCGCAACTGTTTGCCGCGGTAACGGCCGATCAAAAGATCATCGTTAACTATTTGCAGGCAAGCAAAAGCTTTCTGACCGGTACCGTCGAGTTAAAGTCTAAATTCTCTGAGCTACCGCTCAACGGTTCTGTCGACAACATTAAAGTGACGCCAGACTTGCGCCAAGTTTTTGTACGCCAAGGTAATCGCTTTTATGTCTACGATGTTTCAAGAACGGGCAACGTCAGCGAGCGCCAATTACTGACAATTGATCGTCGCCGTTTTGGTGAAATCACCAGTATGCAATTATTGGCTGGCTCAAGCTCAATTATGTTTGGGCATAGCAACGGCTTGATCACACAGTGGTTTGAAGTTGCGGGAGAAAATGGTCGCCAATACCAATACATTCGCGAATTCAAAGCAGGTAATTCGGCTATTACCGACATTGTGGCGGAATACTACCGTCGCACCTTTTATAGCATCTCTGAGACTGGCGAAGTTGGCGTATTCCACACAACGTCGGAAGCCGACCTCTATTTCTCGCACATTGACAACTTAGATGCCGAGCGCGTTGTTATTGACCCGCGTGCGAACACGTTGTTGATGCAAAGCGGCGAGCAGTTACATACCTTCAAACTCGAAAACGAGCACCCTGAAGTCACTTGGAGTGGTATCTGGCAAGAAGTCTGGTACGAGGGTTACCCTGAGCCACAGTATGTGTGGCAATCCACTTCGGGTTCAGATGATTTCGAACCGAAATTTAGCTTAGTTCCGATTTCATTCGGGACAATTAAAGCAGCCGCGTATGCCATGTTGTTTGCGGTGCCAATTGGCTTAGCAGCCGCGGTGTATACAGCTTACTTTATGTCGCCAAGTGTACGTAAAGTGGTGAAGCCTACCGTTGAGATTATGGAAGCATTGCCGACGGTTATCTTAGGTTTCTTGGCGGGACTTTGGCTGGCGCCAATTATCGAGCAGTATTTACCCGGCATTGTCGCGACGATTGTTCTTGTGCCGCTTGCTATTGTGCTGTTTGCAGCACTAAGCAGCGTATTACCGAAAGATTGGCGCAATCGCTTCACCGATGGCCGTGCAGCGTTGGTGCTGTTGCCAGTGGTAGCGTTTGTTGGCTGGTTCTCATTTGAAATGTCGCCATGGGTTGAGCGCGTACTGTTTGATGGCAACGTGCGTCAATATATTACCAACGAACTCGGCATTACCTTCGACCAACGCAACTCGTTAGTTGTTGGTATCGCAATGGGCTTTGCCGTTATTCCAACTATTTTCTCGATTGCCGAAGATGCGGTGTTCAGTGTGCCGAAACACTTGTCGAATGGGTCATTGGCGCTTGGTGCGACAACCTGGCAAACCTTGACCAAGGTCGTGTTACTCACCGCTAGCCCAGGTATTTTCTCGGCCGTGATGATGGGCTTGGGCCGTGCCGTGGGTGAAACCATGATCGTGCTGATGGCTACCGGTAATACGCCAATTATGGACTGGAATATTTTCGAAGGAATGCGCACGCTCTCGGCGAATATCGCTGTTGAGATGCCAGAATCAGAAGTGGGTAGTTCGCACTACCGTATCTTGTTCTTGGCCGCATTTGTCTTGTTTGTTTTCACTTTCGTGTTTAATACGCTCGCCGAACTTGTGCGCCAGCGTTTACGCGAAAAATATAGCTCGATGTAA
- the asnA gene encoding aspartate--ammonia ligase, translating to MLKHQQQTAQLKQRFTDLLCEKLNLTEVQAPLMVRKNSGLQDNLSGYEKAVSVFVRAQQQEYEIVHSLAKWKRSALAHYECSVGEGIVAQMRAIRADEEQLSERHSVLVEQWDWEQVILPSDRTLETLKATVAKIYSGLRQLYMEFNPEYQTHLAEEVVFIHSEQLRQMYPQLTPKQREAEFTKLHKAIFIIGIGGELADGTVHDSRAPDYDDWSTATETEYAGLNGDLLVWHSAINDALELSSMGVRVDAGALEHQVQVRSCESILQQAWHQQLLQSELPECIGGGIGQSRVAMWVLNLAHIKFTQAPEILCGEEPGRASLLSVA from the coding sequence ATGCTCAAGCACCAACAACAAACCGCCCAACTCAAACAACGCTTCACCGACTTACTCTGTGAAAAGCTCAACCTAACCGAAGTTCAAGCCCCGCTGATGGTGCGGAAAAACTCAGGCCTACAGGATAATTTAAGCGGCTATGAGAAAGCTGTGTCTGTGTTCGTTCGTGCACAGCAACAAGAGTATGAAATTGTGCATTCATTAGCGAAATGGAAACGCAGTGCGTTGGCACATTACGAATGCTCGGTTGGCGAAGGCATAGTCGCACAAATGCGAGCCATTCGAGCCGATGAAGAGCAACTCAGTGAGCGGCATAGCGTTCTGGTTGAACAATGGGATTGGGAGCAAGTGATTCTTCCTAGCGACCGCACACTAGAAACACTAAAAGCAACGGTTGCTAAAATTTACTCTGGGTTAAGGCAGCTCTACATGGAATTTAACCCAGAGTATCAAACGCATTTGGCCGAAGAAGTTGTGTTTATTCACTCCGAACAATTGCGACAAATGTATCCGCAATTGACACCAAAGCAACGTGAAGCTGAATTCACAAAGCTGCATAAAGCTATATTCATCATCGGTATTGGTGGCGAGCTGGCAGATGGAACCGTTCACGATAGTCGAGCGCCGGACTATGATGATTGGAGCACAGCAACCGAAACAGAATATGCCGGGTTAAATGGCGATTTATTGGTTTGGCATAGTGCGATAAACGATGCGCTTGAGTTATCATCTATGGGTGTTCGGGTAGACGCAGGCGCGTTAGAACATCAAGTTCAAGTGCGCTCATGCGAGTCAATATTGCAGCAAGCATGGCATCAGCAACTACTGCAGAGTGAATTGCCTGAGTGCATCGGCGGTGGTATTGGTCAGTCGCGGGTTGCCATGTGGGTTCTGAATTTAGCGCACATAAAATTCACCCAGGCGCCGGAAATTTTATGCGGCGAAGAGCCAGGCAGAGCCTCACTTTTAAGCGTTGCATGA
- a CDS encoding type II toxin-antitoxin system HicB family antitoxin has product MKYPVSIEKDGQTFMARFVDIPEALTCGDTYEEALQEAQDALLTAFEFYFEDQRPVPMPSPLEDRAYVTVPASVWAKVLLLNTMLTERVTQAELAKRIGSRKQEMQRIINLGHNTKIDTLNKALEAMGKHLNISVS; this is encoded by the coding sequence ATGAAATATCCCGTATCTATTGAGAAAGATGGCCAGACTTTTATGGCCCGATTTGTAGATATTCCAGAGGCATTAACCTGTGGCGATACCTATGAGGAAGCACTGCAAGAAGCACAAGATGCACTATTAACAGCGTTTGAGTTTTATTTTGAAGATCAGCGTCCTGTTCCGATGCCGTCGCCCTTGGAAGATCGAGCTTATGTCACTGTCCCCGCAAGTGTTTGGGCAAAAGTTCTTTTGTTAAATACCATGTTGACTGAACGCGTTACTCAAGCTGAGTTGGCAAAGCGCATAGGTAGCCGCAAGCAGGAAATGCAGCGCATTATTAACTTGGGTCACAATACAAAAATCGATACGCTTAACAAAGCGCTAGAAGCTATGGGTAAGCATTTAAACATATCCGTTTCTTAG